The following are encoded in a window of Gossypium raimondii isolate GPD5lz chromosome 13, ASM2569854v1, whole genome shotgun sequence genomic DNA:
- the LOC105782590 gene encoding high mobility group B protein 10, with protein MSEHQEQSESRNGHANMSRYPSPTATYEDVLQSPDLFWEKLKAFHISLGFKFKVPVVGGKALDLHQLFVEVTSRGGLEKVIKDRKWKEVIVGFRFPTTITSASFVLRKYYLSLLYHFEQVYYFRKQLSSVSTPGIASESLVTGSANAMEDASTNQLTAVGAQELQIGSSVTGIIDGKFDNGYLVTVRLGSDQFKGVLYHIPQMHQLSQSSNTSDVPPRRRKRSRLAQDPSRPKSNRSGYNHFYAEHYAQLKPMYYGEEKVISKKIGNLWSNLTEAEKQVYQEKGMKDERYGTEMLEYRSSHDSTPQ; from the exons ATGTCTGAGCATCAAGAGCAGAGTGAGAGTAGAAATGGGCACGCCAACATGTCTCGCTATCCCTCTCCTACTGCTACCTATGAGGATGTTCTTCAAAGCCCTGACCTTTTCTGGGAAAAGCTCAAAGCTTTTCACATATCTCTCGGCTTCAAGTTCAA GGTTCCGGTTGTTGGAGGAAAGGCTCTGGATCTGCATCAACTCTTCGTGGAAGTCACATCACGTGGAGGTCTCGAAAAG GTAATAAAAGATCGCAAATGGAAGGAAGTGATTGTGGGCTTTAGATTTCCTACAACCATTACGAGTGCGTCTTTTGTTTTAAGGAAGTATTATTTATCATTGCTTTATCACTTTGAGCAAGTCTATTACTTCCGTAAACAACTCTCTTCAGTCTCAACCCCAG GCATTGCCAGTGAGAGCCTTGTGACTGGATCTGCAAACGCAATGGAAGATGCCTCTACGAACCAATTAACAGCTGTTG GAGCTCAGGAGTTGCAGATTGGCAGTTCCGTGACGGGGATCATTGATGgaaaatttgataatggctatctGGTTACAGTTAGGTTGGGGTCTGATCAATTTAAAGGTGTCCTATATCATATCCCCCAAATGCATCAACTGTCTCAAAGTTCAAATACTTCAGATGTACCTCCTCGACGCCGAAAGAGATCCCGGTTAGCACAGGACCCCTCCAGGCCAAAATCAAACAGGAGTGGTTATAATCATTTCTATGCTGAGCATTATGCTCAACTCAAACCTATGTACTACGGGGAAGAGAAAGTCATCAGCAAGAAAATTGGGAACTTATGGAGCAATCTGACAGAGGCCGAGAAACAG GTTTATCAGGAGAAAGGGATGAAGGACGAGAGATACGGAACTGAAATGTTGGAATATCGATCTTCCCATGATTCGACACCTCAATAG
- the LOC105783997 gene encoding photosystem I reaction center subunit V, chloroplastic, which yields MASASALLTPIFTTTLQNKHGSRHNIATPSFHGLRPLRKAPSSKFTSMSCGRKVGGVKAELSAPVVISLSTGLSLFLGRFVFFNFQRENVAKQVPEQNGLTHFEAGDTRAKEYVSLLKSNDPVGFNLVDVLAWGSLGHIVAYYILATSSNGYDPKFFS from the coding sequence ATGGCATCAGCCTCAGCTTTGTTAACCCCCATCTTCACCACCACCCTCCAAAACAAACATGGCAGCCGCCACAACATCGCCACCCCATCGTTCCATGGCCTCAGGCCCCTACGCAAGGCCCCCTCCTCCAAGTTCACCTCCATGTCTTGTGGTAGAAAGGTTGGTGGTGTGAAGGCGGAGCTAAGCGCCCCAGTGGTGATAAGCCTAAGCACAGGCCTCTCCCTTTTCTTGGGTCGGTTCGTGTTCTTCAACTTCCAAAGAGAGAACGTGGCGAAGCAAGTGCCTGAGCAAAACGGGTTGACCCATTTCGAAGCGGGTGACACTCGAGCCAAGGAGTATGTTAGCCTCCTGAAATCCAACGATCCGGTGGGATTCAACCTGGTGGATGTTCTGGCTTGGGGATCCCTGGGTCATATTGTTGCTTACTATATCTTGGCCACCTCCAGCAATGGCTATGATCCCAAGTTCTTTAGTTGA
- the LOC105782589 gene encoding WPP domain-interacting protein 2, with translation MDLGSECSALELVEDNEATQKTIPHVGDDKMKNNHGDDCESKNNGSCAIDNLTQRSAIDQTGDSDALTAGNHVKGTAEIVLPMHSPPLVAGKSPGGSSPPTTKGYGLKKWRRIKRDFVKDSTTSMDSSKILKRGLTGSANPDPSKPQQRASPEIKQNRASPIGPVNMLNTSVAPGSMFAVGAAFASATDSENSEDRSSKSSTAASMPKVRYDLPAVLGYMHDKNQMKNLGGNIVGNSSHRVHQGKGRAESSKKARGVRVKIEKENSHSSIESDSRSSNFIFTQHPISVTSNGKQSGNPMNYDGENSDEAHEDDHQISEEVQTVYRKENSGDIEELSPEDLAAELSWEDKEEKSGNHRPSPDQDPLVQSILALQSVQEALENEVQKLVEICKEPVRDGSVNINNVLVDSTFADEEIHETSSSDQLGSEKITKSASGSLETQVFTLTHKVKYLESKLEEARSVLQVKESKISELKTSVKSSGSWKEESRSIAESQQNEYREMELDLEGLFQKKMEAEIEFLVLTWEIEKLKVSVGNQITVVEEQTSLVVEQEQMLNKLGEVESKAVMLKKQAEELEKYHGDILDVEEVLQMRGRVCKVMSCFFTQLVLLVLVFLFLILQLSIHSGVVVPT, from the exons ATGGATTTGGGAAGCGAGTGTTCTGCGCTTGAATTGGTTGAGGATAATGAAGCCACTCAAAAAACAATACCTCATGTTGGTGATgataaaatgaagaataatCACGGTGATGATTGCGAGAGTAAAAATAATGGATCGTGTGCAATTGATAATCTGACTCAGAGGTCGGCCATCGATCAAACTGGCGATTCCGATGCTTTGACAGCTGGTAATCATGTAAAGGGTACTGCTGAGATTGTACTGCCGATGCATTCACCACCTCTTGTAGCAGGTAAATCCCCTGGTGGGTCATCTCCTCCTACCACCAAAGGGTATGGCTTGAAGAAATGGAGGCGGATCAAGAGAGACTTTGTTAAGGATTCCACCACCTCAATGGACAGCAGTAAAATATTGAAGCGAGGTTTGACCGGTTCTGCAAATCCGGATCCAAGTAAACCTCAACAGAGGGCATCACCTGAGATCAAGCAGAATCGTGCATCCCCTATTGGACCTGTGAATATGTTGAACACAAGTGTTGCTCCTGGATCCATGTTTGCTGTTGGAGCTGCTTTTGCTTCTGCCACAGACTCTGAAAATAGTGAGGACCGGAGTAGCAAGTCATCAACAGCAGCCAGTATGCCAAAGGTGAGATACGACCTGCCTGCAGTTTTGGGGTACATGCATGATAAAAACCAGATGAAGAATTTAGGTGGGAACATTGTGGGTAATTCAAGTCATAGAGTTCATCAGGGAAAGGGCCGTGCTGAAAGCAGTAAGAAGGCCAGAGGAGTAAGGGTCAAAATCGAGAAGGAAAATTCTCATTCTAGTATTGAATCTGACTCAAGAAGCTCCAACTTTATCTTTACGCAGCATCCAATTTCTGTGACAAGTAATGGAAAGCAAAGTGGAAACCCCATGAATTATGATGGAGAAAATAGTGATGAAGCTCATGAAGACGACCACCAGATCAGTGAGGAAGTTCAAACTGTTTATAGGAAAGAAAATTCAGGTGATATCGAGGAACTTTCACCTGAAGATTTAGCTGCAGAATTATCTTGGGaggacaaagaagaaaaaagtggGAATCACCGGCCTTCACCAGATCAAGACCCATTGGTCCAGTCTATTCTTGCTCTCCAATCTGTCCAGGAAGCCCTTGAAAATG AAGTACAGAAGCTAGTAGAGATATGCAAGGAACCTGTACGTGATGGTTCAGTTAACATTAACAATGTTCTTGTGGATTCTACTTTTGCTGATGAGGAAATCCACGAAACTAGCTCCTCTGACCAATTAGGTTCTGAAAAGATCACAAAAAGTGCTTCAGGTTCCTTGGAAACTCAGGTATTCACCTTAACACACAAAGTAAAATATTTGGAGAGCAAACTGGAGGAAGCAAGGTCCGTACTTCAGGTGAAGGAATCTAAGATTTCTGAACTGAAAACTAGTGTGAAGAGTAGCGGGTCATGGAAGGAAGAATCAAGAAGCATTGCAGAGTCGCAACAAAATGAATATAGAGAAATGGAACTTGACCTTGAGGGCctgtttcaaaagaaaatggaggCTGAAATTGAATTTCTAGTTCTAACCTGGGAAATAGAGAAGTTGAAAGTTTCAGTAGGCAATCAAATCACAGTAGTTGAAGAGCAAACATCATTGGTTGTGGAGCAAGAACAGATGTTGAATAAGCTTGGAGAGGTAGAAAGCAAGGCTGTAATGCTAAAGAAACAAGCGGAGGAGTTGGAAAAATATCATGGAGACATCTTAGATGTGGAAGAGGTTTTGCAGATGCGCGGAAGAGTATGCAAGGTTATGTCATGTTTTTTTACACAACTAGTATTACTGGTTTTAGTGTTCTTATTCCTTATTTTGCAGTTGTCAATCCATTCAGGGGTGGTTGTCCCCACCTGA
- the LOC105782424 gene encoding uncharacterized protein LOC105782424 produces MLSIENPPPDPPCPCQVIVQLKSGGDEIERAPHKLPLPEVDLLKKPSLDNHHHRHHHQTPLPKFSIRDYVFTARGKDIKKNWPFSPKNLQLCLKHGLKDPLPPFQPLDTVRNLSIERCVVETNPFEKQNTRKSGEEPSGSNDHVVLESSSDAHSNHNLAGTCIDNSSCRSGEHGSGLPSTIASVSQSDIDSVLINKKSSLPLETDTSVEASAEVQATGKIRKTENTTRPSGKKCRLIVKFGAHSDRSSIEDITSNCTMLSESMASKVCPVCKTFSSSSNTTLNAHIDQCLSDESTPKWTLDSKLTRHRIKPRKTRLMVDVYATAKPCTLEELDRRNGTSWATASNIPRQDSGKLEISDEGKKQKISSTIPKDTGDVGAVYFDANGTKIRILSKPNDAPLVSKVGDDPGPNKAFKGSKGSKFLSTKKKRRHSLKHNKYLKLAPQSRKLFSHKTRSSMIVGGQEGCCGVSESCKNEGSHVPRQVKSSDSRNFRERVCSKQAGLSRKPDNQDRHQPSNCKRYVTLDLQVPSDQPHLGDPVVERNCVRRLKNLSENPISSPEKCEKTEKPVYEAPSDMVEREHSLGRKRVRSSLSGARIHNMVELRPLKQNANQLSKDHPHLDRHHMARSMNSGGNCSSSLSKQVIDIDANSNPNSPVTATTPISDRSFAFKCFRSSPKKNLPSASSRPSMVKSGSNLVKNHLTTESQLHFMEEIDEEESWGPESDQECDLVHDGAKNQCGRKEITKEMSFGGSSIRGAQSGEQRGRRSVSRREESMALKSLHSEPRYYDNDEMENTGSSARGSENILDRVDGLESIEETVTSLSQPVETKFNELSNLSMNRSNSLQTNEDYSKPLCGGEELANLTEPSLGGKPHMFCAEVSDGIIGQTANMGGELDSDAAQVNSFPEVDPIPIPGPPGSFLPSPRDMGSDDFQGNSSLTTSRIQSSQDQLDLVDGDSSDSPISAVSTISNSVEAKSDLKYAEPLAFVDAPAVLENYRSGYSTTKSEPLAENGAAFPHSSAGLDRTLEGEKLRVHRISFEKRPLIFKNDDQPCCCQRKDRSSQGFALNYQESQLLRQRTMGSMLVPATGMQIAANQNISPDNLDARPETTSRSSSASLGSEQMVLPVMKLPADPIPFNGFPDAGVKLSASNDRDSATPSSSNPVLRLMGKNLMVVNKEEDKSVPLGQAQSFAQSDHPTPKFPTPSGISPSNMGNQAGMPFHHTMSQSSLIFDQHPKDLVGQSFDVQFTNGYRNHANLGTPPQFPAGMFFDERMDRGLTTSMEFYKYECDYNLPAQLNRLKNKPGPAATYDMEKVATLDGRLRNGDSAVSSKQVIIIDDEPESETTKFADIAKHFEGSRESPLIPAGISMPLVPNHSIRHRNPFSRYHSEGALLGDPTMVQNKNFNAIPSGRANTVPVRWDCSSEGSGVPQRAPLMAISPSRGHLRPAVYYSPSLS; encoded by the exons ATGTTATCCATTGAAAACCCTCCACCAGATCCCCCATGTCCCTGCCAAGTTATAGTACAGCTGAAAAGTGGTGGTGATGAGATTGAGAGGGCTCCTCATAAGCTTCCCTTGCCTGAGGTAGATCTGCTAAAGAAGCCGTCTCTTGataatcatcatcatcgtcatcatcatcaaaCCCCACTCCCTAAATTCTCCATAAG AGATTATGTGTTCACTGCTCGGGGCAAGGATATCAAGAAGAATTGGCCATTTTCTCCCAAGAATTTGCAACTTTGTTTGAAGCATGGCTTGAAGGATCCATTGCCACCATTTCAGCCTCTTGATACTGTAAGAAACCTATCCATAGAGAGATGTGTGGTTGAAACCAATCCATTTGAGAAGCAAAATACAAGGAAATCCGGTGAAGAGCCATCTGGGTCAAACGATCATGTGGTACTAGAGTCATCCAGTGATGCTCACTCAAACCATAACCTAGCAGGTACGTGCATAGACAATAGCTCCTGCAGATCCGGAGAACATGGAAGTGGTTTACCCTCTACAATAGCTAGTGTTTCTCAATCTGATATAGACTCGGTTCTCATTAACAAGAAGTCCAGCTTACCATTAGAAACCGATACATCAGTGGAAGCATCAGCTGAAGTTCAAGCTACTGGTAAGATCCGGAAGACCGAAAACACAACTCGACCATCAGGCAAGAAGTGCAGGTTAATTGTGAAATTTGGTGCCCATTCTGATCGTAGCTCGATTGAAGATATTACTTCGAATTGTACCATGTTATCTGAATCCATGGCTTCTAAAGTTTGCCCTGTTTGTAAAACTTTCTCGTCCTCTTCCAATACCACCTTGAATGCTCACATCGACCAATGTCTTTCTGACGAATCGACTCCCAAGTGGACACTGGATTCTAAGCTTACCCGCCATAGAATTAAGCCAAGGAAGACAAGACTGATGGTGGATGTATATGCTACTGCCAAGCCATGCACTTTGGAAGAACTTGATAGGAGGAATGGTACAAGCTGGGCTACTGCATCTAACATACCTAGACAGGATTCTGGGAAACTTGAAATATCTGATGAAGGGAAAAAGCAAAAGATTTCCTCTACTATTCCCAAGGATACTGGTGATGTAGGTGCTGTTTATTTTGATGCCAATGGTACAAAAATTCGTATTTTATCCAAGCCTAATGATGCTCCACTAGTGTCAAAAGTTGGAGATGATCCTGGACCAAACAAAGCTTTCAAAGGGAGTAAAGGAAGCAAATTCCTttcaaccaaaaagaaaaggcGACATTCCTTGAAACATAACAAGTATCTTAAACTTGCTCCTCAAAGCCGAAAACTTTTCTCACATAAGACCCGTTCTTCTATG ATAGTTGGAGGTCAAGAAGGGTGCTGTGGAGTATCTGAAAGTTGCAAGAATGAGGGATCGCATGTGCCAAGGCAGGTTAAATCAAGTGATTCTAGAAACTTTAGGGAAAGGGTGTGCTCTAAACAAGCTGGTCTTTCAAGGAAGCCTGATAATCAAGACAGACATCAACCATCGAATTGCAAACGGTATGTTACCCTGGACTTGCAGGTTCCAAGTGACCAACCACATCTAGGTGATCCTGTTGTGGAGAGAAATTGTGTTCGCaggttaaaaaatttatctgAAAATCCAATTTCTTCTCCTGAGAAATGTGAGAAGACAGAGAAGCCAGTTTATGAAGCCCCTTCAGATATGGTTGAGAGGGAGCATTCTTTGGGAAGAAAGAGAGTAAGGAGCTCCTTGTCTGGAGCCAGAATCCATAACATGGTGGAGCTAAGGCCACTTAAGCAAAATGCGAATCAGTTGAGCAAAGACCATCCCCATCTAGATAGGCATCATATGGCGAGATCTATGAACTCTGGTGGAAATTGTTCATCTTCATTGAGCAAACAGGTGATTGATATCGATGCAAATAGTAATCCAAATAGTCCTGTCACTGCTACAACACCTATCAGTGATCGTTCTTTTGCATTCAAATGCTTCAGATCCTCACCAAAGAAAAATTTGCCGTCTGCTAGCAGCAGGCCTTCTATGGTTAAATCTGGGTCTAACTTGGTTAAGAATCATTTAACAACGGAGAGCCAACTTCATTTTATGGAAGAAATTGATGAGGAAGAATCCTGGGGTCCTGAGTCTGATCAAGAATGTGACTTGGTGCATGATGGTGCTAAAAATCAATGTGGAAGGAAAGAGATTACTAAAGAAATGTCATTTGGTGGAAGCAGCATCCGAGGAGCCCAATCTGGGGAgcaaagaggaagaagaagtgTTTCCAGGAGGGAGGAATCCATGGCTTTGAAGAGCTTACATTCAGAACCTCGTTATTATGATAATGATGAGATGGAGAACACAGGTTCTTCTGCAAGAGGTAGTGAGAATATTCTGGATAGAGTTGATGGTTTGGAATCTATTGAGGAGACGGTCACTAGTTTGAGTCAGCCAGTAGAAACTAAGTTTAACGAACTGAGTAATCTTTCCATGAATAGGTCCAATTCTTTACAGACTAATGAAGATTACAGCAAGCCTCTATGTGGGGGTGAAGAACTGGCTAACCTTACTGAGCCAAGTCTTGGTGGTAAACCACACATGTTTTGTGCTGAAGTTAGCGATGGTATAATTGGGCAAACAGCTAATATGGGAGGAGAATTGGATTCTGACGCAGCACAAGTGAACTCTTTTCCCGAGGTTGATCCAATACCTATTCCTGGTCCTCCAGGATCATTTTTGCCTAGCCCTAGGGACATGGGTTCTGATGATTTTCAAGGGAATTCATCATTGACCACCAGCCGAATTCAATCCTCTCAAGATCAGCTTGATTTGGTCGATGGGGACTCATCAGATTCACCAATATCTGCGGTATCTACTATCTCTAATTCTGTGGAAGCCAAGTCAGATTTGAAGTATGCGGAACCGTTAGCATTTGTTGATGCTCCTGCAGTGCTAGAAAATTATAGGTCTGGCTACTCTACTACCAAATCTGAGCCTTTAGCCGAAAATGGTGCTGCATTTCCCCATTCAAGCGCTGGACTGGATAGAACTTTGGAAGGAGAGAAGCTTAGAGTACATAGAATATCTTTTGAAAAGAGacctttgatttttaaaaatgacgATCAGCCATGCTGTTGCCAAAGAAAAGATAGATCATCTCAGGGTTTTGCTCTAAATTATCAGGAATCACAACTACTAAGGCAACGGACAATGGGTTCAATGCTGGTCCCTGCCACGGGAATGCAAATTGCTGCCAATCAAAATATCAGTCCCGATAATTTGGATGCAAGACCAGAAACAACTTCTAGGAGCAGTAGTGCGAGTTTAGGATCTGAGCAAATGGTTCTACCTGTCATGAAACTGCCTGCAGATCCCATTCCTTTTAATGGATTCCCTGATGCTGGTGTCAAGCTTTCTGCATCCAATGATCGTGATTCTGCCACTCCGTCATCTTCTAATCCTGTTCTCAGGCTGATGGGAAAGAACTTAATGGTGGTTAACAAGGAGGAAGACAAATCTGTGCCACTTGGTCAGGCCCAGTCATTTGCCCAGAGTGATCATCCTACTCCTAAGTTTCCAACTCCTTCTGGAATCTCTCCTAGCAATATGGGGAATCAAGCTGGGATGCCATTCCATCACACAATGTCTCAGAGTTCGTTAATCTTTGATCAGCATCCAAAAGATTTGGTGGGGCAATCTTTTGATGTCCAATTTACAAATGGCTATAGAAACCATGCAAATCTTGGAACACCACCACAATTTCCAGCTGGGATGTTTTTTGATGAGCGTATGGACCGTGGTTTGACAACCTCCATGGAGTTCTACAAATATGAATGTGACTATAATTTGCCAGCTCAACTGAACAGACTGAAGAACAAGCCAGGTCCAGCAGCAACATATGATATGGAGAAAGTTGCAACTCTAGACGGCCGACTTAGGAATGGTGATTCTGCTGTTTCCAGTAAACAAGTAATTATCATTGATGATGAGCCTGAAAGTGAAACAACAAAGTTTGCCGACATTGCCAAACATTTTGAAGGCTCGAGGGAAAGCCCGCTAATACCTGCTGGCATTTCAATGCCATTAGTTCCTAATCATAGCATAAGGCACAGGAATCCGTTTTCTCGTTATCATTCCGAAGGAGCTTTACTAGGTGACCCAACCATGGTACAAAATAAGAACTTTAATGCAATCCCTTCGGGTCGAGCCAATACTGTTCCTGTTAGATGGGATTGCTCTTCAGAAGGTTCTGGGGTGCCACAGCGGGCTCCTCTTATGGCTATATCACCCTCGAGGGGCCATCTCAGACCTGCAGTTTATTATTCTCCGAGTTTGTCTTAG